A genomic region of Mycobacterium sp. Aquia_213 contains the following coding sequences:
- a CDS encoding acyl-CoA carboxylase subunit beta, producing the protein MIAKLAEIDVEHGKALAGGGAKYTERHHSRGKLTARERIELLLDPDSPFLELSPLAAYGSSFTLGASVVVGIGAVEGVECLIVANDPTVKGGTSNPWTLKKILRANQIAMQNRLPVVSLVESGGADLPTQKEIFVPGGQMFRDLTRLSAAGISTIALVFGNSTAGGAYIPGMSDHVVMIKERSKVFLAGPPLVKMATGEESDDESLGGAEMHARTSGLADYFAHDELDAIRIGRRVVARLNWRKLGPKPRPVTEPLFDAEELIGIVSSDLRIPFDPRDVIARIVDGSEFDDFKPMYGSSLVTGWATLCGYPIGILANHRGVLFSEESQKATQFIQLANRYDTPLLFLHNTTGYMVGKDYEEGGMIKHGSMMINAVSNSTVPHISLLIGASYGAGHYGMCGRAYDPRFLFAWPSAKSAVMGGVQLAGVLSIVSRAAAEARGQQVDEDADAAMRAAVEGQIEAESLPMVLSGMLYDDGVIDPRDTRTVLGMCLSAIANGPIKGTSNFGVFRM; encoded by the coding sequence ATGATCGCCAAACTCGCCGAGATCGACGTCGAGCACGGCAAGGCGCTGGCCGGCGGCGGCGCGAAATACACTGAGCGCCATCACTCCCGCGGCAAACTCACCGCCCGTGAGCGCATCGAACTGTTGCTGGATCCGGATTCGCCGTTCCTCGAACTGAGCCCGTTGGCCGCCTACGGCAGCTCCTTCACCCTGGGCGCGAGCGTGGTGGTGGGTATCGGTGCCGTCGAGGGCGTGGAGTGCCTGATCGTCGCCAACGACCCGACCGTCAAGGGCGGCACCAGCAACCCCTGGACGCTGAAAAAGATCTTGCGGGCCAACCAGATTGCCATGCAGAACCGGCTCCCGGTGGTCTCGCTGGTGGAGTCCGGTGGCGCGGACCTGCCTACTCAGAAAGAGATCTTCGTCCCCGGTGGGCAGATGTTCCGCGATCTGACCCGCCTGTCGGCGGCGGGCATTTCGACCATCGCGCTCGTCTTCGGAAACTCCACCGCCGGCGGCGCCTACATCCCGGGCATGTCCGATCACGTGGTCATGATCAAGGAACGCTCGAAGGTGTTCCTGGCCGGGCCCCCGCTGGTCAAGATGGCCACCGGCGAGGAATCCGACGACGAGTCGCTCGGCGGCGCCGAAATGCATGCCCGCACTTCGGGTCTGGCCGACTACTTCGCCCACGACGAGCTCGACGCGATCCGCATCGGGCGCCGCGTGGTGGCCCGGCTGAACTGGCGCAAGCTCGGGCCTAAGCCACGACCCGTGACCGAGCCGCTGTTCGACGCCGAGGAGCTGATCGGCATTGTGTCGTCGGATCTGCGCATCCCGTTCGATCCGCGTGACGTGATCGCACGCATCGTCGACGGCTCCGAATTCGACGATTTCAAGCCGATGTACGGCTCGTCGCTGGTGACGGGCTGGGCGACGCTGTGCGGCTACCCGATCGGAATTCTGGCCAACCACCGCGGTGTGCTGTTCAGCGAGGAATCGCAGAAGGCCACCCAATTCATCCAGCTGGCCAACCGCTACGACACGCCATTGTTGTTCTTGCACAACACCACCGGATACATGGTCGGCAAGGACTATGAAGAGGGCGGCATGATCAAACACGGGTCGATGATGATCAACGCCGTGTCCAACTCGACGGTGCCGCACATTTCGCTGCTGATCGGCGCGTCCTACGGCGCGGGCCACTACGGCATGTGCGGGCGCGCGTATGACCCCCGCTTCCTGTTCGCCTGGCCCAGCGCCAAATCCGCGGTGATGGGCGGCGTCCAGCTGGCCGGCGTGCTCTCGATCGTCAGCCGCGCGGCCGCCGAGGCCCGCGGGCAGCAGGTCGACGAGGACGCCGACGCCGCGATGCGGGCCGCGGTCGAGGGCCAGATCGAGGCCGAGTCGCTGCCGATGGTCTTGTCCGGAATGCTCTACGACGACGGGGTGATCGACCCCCGCGATACCCGCACGGTACTGGGAATGTGTCTGTCCGCCATCGCGAATGGCCCGATCAAGGGGACGTCGAACTTCGGCGTCTTCCGGATGTGA
- a CDS encoding acyl-CoA dehydrogenase family protein: MTDTSFIESEERQALRKSVAAWASNYGSEYYLKKARAHEHTDELWSEAGKLGFLGVNLPEEYGGGGAGMYELSLVMEEMAAAGSALLLMVVSPAINGTIISKFGTEEQKKRWIPSIADGTLTMAFAITEPDAGSNSHKITTTARRDGGDWILKGQKVFISGIDQAQAVLVVARTEEAKTGKLRPALFVVPTDSPGFTYTPIEMELISPERQFQVFLDDVRLPADALVGAEDAAIAQLFAGLNPERIMGAASSVGMGRFALEKAADYVKTRQVWGTPIGAHQGLSHPLAQCHIEVELAKLMLQKAATLYDSGNDAGAAEAANMAKYAAAEAATRSVDQAVQSMGGNGLTKEYGVAAMLTSARLGRIAPVSREMVLNFVAQTSLGLPRSY, from the coding sequence ATGACTGACACCAGCTTCATCGAAAGCGAGGAGCGCCAGGCGCTGCGCAAGTCGGTGGCCGCGTGGGCGTCCAACTACGGCAGCGAGTACTACCTGAAAAAGGCCCGCGCCCACGAGCACACCGATGAATTATGGTCCGAGGCAGGCAAGCTCGGCTTCCTCGGCGTGAACCTGCCGGAGGAATACGGCGGCGGCGGCGCCGGCATGTACGAGCTGTCGCTGGTCATGGAGGAGATGGCCGCCGCGGGCAGCGCGCTGCTGCTGATGGTGGTCTCGCCCGCGATCAACGGCACGATCATCAGCAAGTTCGGCACCGAGGAGCAGAAGAAGCGCTGGATTCCGTCCATTGCCGACGGCACGTTGACCATGGCGTTCGCGATCACCGAGCCCGACGCCGGGTCCAATTCGCACAAGATCACCACCACCGCGCGCCGCGACGGCGGCGACTGGATCCTCAAGGGCCAGAAGGTCTTTATCTCCGGGATCGACCAAGCGCAGGCCGTGCTGGTGGTGGCCCGCACCGAGGAGGCCAAGACCGGCAAGCTACGCCCGGCGCTGTTCGTGGTGCCCACCGACTCCCCCGGCTTCACCTACACCCCCATCGAGATGGAGCTGATCAGTCCCGAGCGCCAGTTCCAGGTGTTCCTGGACGATGTCCGGCTGCCCGCAGATGCGTTGGTCGGAGCCGAAGATGCGGCAATCGCACAGCTTTTCGCGGGCCTGAACCCCGAGCGGATCATGGGCGCGGCCAGCTCGGTCGGCATGGGCCGGTTCGCGCTGGAGAAGGCCGCCGACTACGTCAAGACGCGCCAGGTGTGGGGAACTCCGATCGGTGCGCACCAAGGCCTGTCACATCCGTTGGCGCAGTGCCACATTGAGGTCGAGCTTGCCAAGCTGATGTTGCAGAAGGCAGCCACACTCTACGACAGCGGCAACGACGCGGGCGCCGCCGAGGCCGCCAACATGGCCAAATACGCTGCGGCCGAGGCGGCTACCCGTTCGGTGGATCAGGCCGTGCAGTCGATGGGCGGCAACGGACTGACCAAGGAGTACGGCGTGGCGGCCATGCTGACCTCGGCCCGGCTGGGGCGGATCGCCCCGGTCAGCCGCGAGATGGTGCTGAACTTCGTCGCGCAGACATCCCTGGGCCTGCCTCGAAGCTACTGA
- a CDS encoding DUF1707 SHOCT-like domain-containing protein yields MSDSAQNDAKDAREGLSRAADTDRIQIAQLLAYAAEQGRLQLKDYEDRLTRAYAATTYEELDRLRADLPGAPLSTRRGGKTNPAPSTLLLALLSGFERRGRWNVPKKLTTFTLWGSGVVDLRYADFTSTEVDIHVVSIMGAQNILLPPEVNVEIHGRGVMGGFDRKIVGQGTPGAPRVNIHGFSLWGGVGIKRKARRPHG; encoded by the coding sequence ATGAGCGATTCGGCGCAGAACGACGCGAAGGACGCGCGCGAGGGTTTATCGCGTGCGGCCGATACCGATCGCATACAAATTGCGCAATTGCTGGCGTATGCGGCCGAGCAGGGCCGCCTGCAGCTCAAAGACTACGAGGACCGTCTGACCAGGGCGTATGCGGCGACGACGTACGAGGAGCTGGATCGGCTCCGGGCCGATTTACCGGGTGCACCGCTAAGCACACGCCGCGGCGGGAAAACGAATCCGGCGCCCTCCACCCTGCTGCTCGCCTTGTTGAGCGGATTCGAGCGGCGCGGGCGCTGGAACGTGCCGAAGAAGCTGACGACCTTCACGTTGTGGGGCAGCGGCGTGGTGGATCTGCGCTACGCCGACTTCACCTCGACCGAGGTCGATATCCACGTGGTCTCGATCATGGGTGCGCAGAACATCCTGCTTCCGCCCGAAGTCAATGTCGAGATCCACGGCCGCGGAGTAATGGGCGGATTCGATCGCAAAATCGTGGGCCAAGGTACGCCCGGCGCGCCAAGGGTGAATATCCACGGCTTCTCGCTATGGGGCGGTGTGGGCATTAAGCGCAAAGCTCGCCGGCCCCACGGGTAA
- a CDS encoding acetyl/propionyl/methylcrotonyl-CoA carboxylase subunit alpha has product MVTRVLVANRGEIARRVFATCRRLGLGTVAVYTDPDASAPHVAEADARVRLAKTNDYLNAEAIIAAARAAGADAVHPGYGFLSENAEFAAAVQDAGLTWVGPPVDAVRAMGSKIESKKLMASAGVPVLDELDPDSVTEAQLPVLVKASAGGGGRGMRVVRELSALAGEVAAAQREAQSAFGDPTVFCERYLPTGHHVEVQVLADTHGTVWAVGERECSIQRRHQKIIEEAPSPLVERVPGMRDKLFDAARLAASAIGYAGAGTVEFLADDDGEFFFLEMNTRLQVEHPVTEETTGLDLVELQLAVADGDRLDVEPPAAQGHSIEARLYAEDPARGWQPQAGLVHTFDVPGVRAQFASLEQRTGIRLDSGIVDGSVVSIHYDPMLAKVISYAPTRRQSALVLADALARTRLHGLRTNRELLVNVLRHPAFLDGATDTAFFDTHGLAQLSAPLGDEGVVRLSAIAAALAEAAHNRASAAVFGSLPSGWRNLTSGYQVKTYSDDEDNEHRVEYRFTRTGLVLAGGEPVQLVSAAPDEVVLADANGVACRFAVARYGRDVYVDSARGPVHLDAVPRFPKPGSSVAKGSLVAPMPGNVIRLGAQVGDSVTTGQPLIWLEAMKMEHTITAPSDGVLSSLNVTTGQQVEVGAVLAIVEDPESQPKGDS; this is encoded by the coding sequence ATGGTTACTCGAGTACTGGTTGCCAACCGCGGCGAGATCGCCCGCCGGGTGTTCGCCACCTGCCGGCGACTCGGCCTGGGCACCGTCGCGGTCTACACCGACCCGGACGCGTCAGCCCCGCACGTCGCCGAGGCCGACGCCCGGGTGCGACTGGCGAAGACCAATGACTACTTGAATGCCGAGGCCATCATTGCCGCCGCCCGTGCCGCGGGCGCCGATGCCGTGCACCCCGGCTACGGATTCCTCTCGGAGAACGCCGAATTCGCGGCCGCCGTTCAGGACGCGGGCCTGACCTGGGTCGGTCCGCCGGTGGATGCGGTGCGGGCGATGGGCTCCAAGATCGAGTCCAAGAAGCTGATGGCCTCGGCCGGGGTGCCGGTGCTCGACGAACTCGACCCCGACTCGGTCACCGAGGCGCAGCTGCCGGTGCTGGTCAAGGCTTCCGCGGGCGGCGGTGGCCGCGGAATGCGAGTGGTCCGCGAGTTATCCGCTCTGGCAGGAGAAGTCGCTGCTGCCCAGCGCGAAGCGCAGTCAGCCTTCGGCGATCCGACCGTGTTCTGCGAGCGTTACCTGCCGACCGGCCATCATGTGGAGGTTCAGGTCCTCGCCGATACCCACGGCACGGTATGGGCCGTCGGGGAACGGGAATGCTCGATTCAGCGGCGCCACCAGAAGATTATCGAAGAGGCTCCTTCGCCATTGGTGGAACGCGTTCCGGGCATGCGGGACAAGCTTTTCGACGCCGCCCGGCTGGCGGCCAGCGCGATCGGCTACGCCGGCGCCGGCACGGTGGAGTTCCTCGCCGACGACGACGGTGAGTTCTTCTTCCTGGAGATGAACACCCGGCTGCAGGTCGAGCACCCGGTCACCGAAGAGACCACCGGCCTCGACCTCGTCGAACTACAGCTCGCCGTGGCCGACGGAGACCGTCTCGATGTCGAACCGCCCGCTGCCCAAGGCCATTCGATCGAAGCCCGGCTGTACGCCGAAGATCCCGCGCGTGGCTGGCAACCGCAAGCCGGCCTGGTGCACACCTTCGACGTGCCGGGGGTTCGGGCACAGTTCGCCTCGCTGGAGCAGCGCACCGGAATCCGGCTGGACTCCGGCATTGTCGACGGATCGGTCGTGTCGATTCACTACGACCCGATGCTGGCCAAGGTCATCTCGTACGCGCCGACCCGCCGGCAATCGGCGCTGGTGCTGGCGGACGCGCTGGCCCGGACCCGGCTGCACGGGCTGCGCACCAACCGCGAGCTGTTGGTCAACGTGCTGCGACATCCGGCGTTCCTCGACGGTGCCACCGACACCGCGTTTTTCGACACGCACGGCCTGGCACAGCTGTCGGCACCGCTGGGCGACGAAGGCGTCGTGCGTTTGTCGGCAATCGCCGCCGCCCTCGCCGAGGCCGCGCATAATCGCGCGTCGGCTGCCGTGTTCGGCTCGCTGCCCAGTGGCTGGCGGAACCTGACCTCGGGCTATCAGGTCAAGACGTACTCCGACGACGAGGACAACGAACACCGGGTCGAATACCGTTTCACCAGAACAGGTTTGGTGCTGGCCGGAGGTGAGCCGGTGCAGCTGGTCTCGGCAGCACCCGACGAGGTGGTGCTGGCCGACGCCAACGGCGTGGCGTGCCGCTTCGCGGTTGCACGCTATGGCCGCGACGTCTATGTCGACTCGGCGCGTGGGCCGGTTCACTTGGACGCGGTGCCCCGGTTCCCCAAGCCGGGTTCGTCCGTCGCCAAGGGGTCGCTGGTGGCGCCGATGCCCGGCAACGTCATCCGGCTCGGCGCGCAGGTAGGTGACAGCGTCACGACCGGTCAGCCGCTGATCTGGCTGGAGGCGATGAAGATGGAACACACCATCACCGCGCCGTCCGACGGTGTGCTCAGCTCACTCAACGTCACAACCGGTCAGCAAGTCGAAGTCGGGGCCGTCCTGGCAATAGTCGAGGACCCCGAAAGCCAACCAAAAGGAGATTCTTAA
- a CDS encoding acyl-CoA dehydrogenase family protein, which produces MSIWTTPEREQLRKTVRSFTEREILPHIDEWERTGDLPRDLHRRAGAAGLLGAGLPEAVGGGGGDGADAVLICEEFHQAGGPGGVFASLFTCGIAVPHMIASGDQRLIEEFVRPTLAGEKIGSLAITEPGGGSDVGHLRTSAVRDGDHYVVNGAKTYITSGVRADYVVTAVRTGGPGAAGVSLLTVEKGTPGFEVSRKLDKMGWRSSDTAELSYVDARVPLANLVGPEHSGFAQIAQAFVSERIGLAAQAYSSAQRCLDITVAWCRDRETFGRPLISRQSVQNTLAEMARRIDVARVYSRNVVERQLAGETNLIPQVCFAKNTAVEAGEWVANQAVQLFGGMGYMAESEVERQYRDMRILGIGGGTTEILTALSAKLLGYQS; this is translated from the coding sequence ATGAGCATTTGGACCACCCCGGAACGCGAACAGCTGCGAAAGACGGTGCGCTCGTTCACCGAACGCGAGATCCTGCCGCATATCGACGAGTGGGAACGCACCGGCGATCTGCCGCGCGACTTGCATCGGCGCGCCGGTGCGGCCGGGCTGCTGGGCGCGGGGCTACCCGAAGCGGTCGGCGGCGGTGGCGGTGACGGCGCCGACGCGGTGCTCATCTGCGAAGAGTTTCACCAGGCCGGTGGACCGGGCGGCGTCTTCGCGTCGCTGTTCACCTGTGGCATCGCGGTGCCCCACATGATCGCCTCGGGTGATCAGCGGCTGATCGAGGAGTTCGTGCGGCCGACGTTGGCCGGAGAGAAGATCGGGTCGCTGGCCATCACCGAGCCCGGCGGCGGTTCGGATGTCGGGCATCTGCGCACCAGCGCGGTGCGCGACGGCGACCACTATGTGGTCAACGGCGCCAAGACCTACATCACTTCCGGGGTGCGCGCCGACTATGTCGTCACCGCGGTGCGCACCGGAGGCCCTGGCGCAGCGGGCGTTTCGCTGCTGACGGTGGAGAAGGGCACGCCGGGCTTCGAGGTGAGCCGCAAGCTGGACAAGATGGGCTGGCGGTCGTCGGACACCGCCGAGCTGTCCTACGTCGACGCCCGGGTGCCGCTGGCCAACCTGGTCGGCCCCGAGCACAGCGGCTTCGCCCAGATCGCGCAGGCTTTCGTCTCCGAACGGATCGGCCTTGCCGCGCAAGCGTATTCGAGTGCGCAGCGGTGTCTGGACATCACCGTGGCTTGGTGTCGCGACCGCGAGACGTTCGGCCGCCCGCTGATATCGCGGCAGTCCGTGCAGAACACGCTGGCCGAGATGGCCCGGCGCATCGACGTTGCCCGGGTCTATTCGCGCAACGTGGTGGAACGCCAGCTCGCCGGTGAGACGAATCTGATCCCGCAGGTGTGCTTCGCCAAGAACACGGCCGTCGAGGCCGGCGAATGGGTGGCCAACCAAGCCGTTCAGCTGTTCGGCGGCATGGGCTACATGGCCGAATCCGAAGTCGAACGCCAATATCGGGACATGCGAATCCTGGGCATTGGCGGCGGTACCACCGAAATCCTGACCGCACTGTCCGCCAAACTCTTGGGGTATCAATCGTGA
- a CDS encoding enoyl-CoA hydratase family protein — MDTLVEYAVTGSSARLTLNSPHNRNALSTTLVSQLHRCLRDAAADPAVRVVVLGHTGGTFCAGADLSEASGGNPFDMAAARAKEMTALLRAIVSSPLPVIAAVDGHVRAGGFGLVGACDIAVAGPRSTFALTEARIGVAPSIISLTLLPKLSPRAAARYYLTGETFDAAVAAEIGLVTIAADDVDAAVAKLVADIGRGSPQGLAASKALTTAAVLERFDRDAERLTDESARLFVSEEAREGMLSFLQKRPPSWAPPTAADDGAGN; from the coding sequence ATGGACACCCTCGTCGAATACGCCGTCACGGGATCGTCCGCCCGGCTGACGCTGAACTCGCCGCACAACCGCAACGCGCTATCGACGACTCTGGTCAGCCAATTGCACCGGTGCCTGCGCGACGCGGCAGCGGATCCGGCGGTGCGGGTGGTGGTGCTCGGGCACACCGGCGGCACGTTCTGCGCCGGCGCGGACCTGAGCGAGGCCAGTGGCGGCAACCCCTTCGACATGGCCGCGGCGCGGGCCAAGGAGATGACCGCCTTGCTGCGCGCCATCGTCTCCTCGCCGCTCCCGGTCATCGCCGCCGTCGACGGCCATGTTCGCGCGGGCGGATTCGGGTTGGTCGGCGCCTGCGACATCGCGGTGGCCGGGCCACGCAGCACCTTCGCGCTGACCGAAGCGCGCATCGGCGTCGCCCCGTCGATCATCTCGCTCACGCTGCTGCCGAAGCTGTCGCCGCGGGCGGCCGCCCGCTACTACCTCACCGGCGAGACGTTCGACGCCGCCGTGGCCGCGGAGATCGGGTTGGTCACGATCGCGGCCGACGACGTCGACGCCGCGGTGGCCAAACTGGTCGCTGATATCGGCCGCGGGTCGCCCCAGGGCCTGGCGGCATCAAAGGCACTGACGACGGCCGCCGTGCTCGAAAGATTCGACCGCGACGCCGAACGGCTTACCGATGAATCCGCCCGGCTGTTTGTGTCCGAAGAAGCGCGTGAAGGCATGCTGTCGTTCCTGCAGAAACGTCCCCCCAGTTGGGCCCCGCCCACCGCCGCCGACGATGGCGCCGGCAATTAG